From Syntrophaceae bacterium, one genomic window encodes:
- a CDS encoding DUF1211 domain-containing protein, with translation MDESNFGMTTRRVESLSDNVFSVAMTLLVFNLTIPEVLRLSDTELHVLLMNQWRKFLNYFISFLLLSVLWSIHHQQFRYIMKTNRVHLWINIFILMFVVLVPFSTSLIGDYSGTVTANVFFSANMVVLAALFHVNWVYAIKDYRLVHHDLAMGSLRKGTKRSILFLTVSLLALSLSFFAAQWSPMCFVLIPVVFSLKTFRTSGDVPDHPGGD, from the coding sequence ATGGACGAATCGAATTTCGGGATGACGACCAGGCGTGTCGAATCGCTGTCGGACAACGTATTCTCGGTCGCCATGACCCTCCTGGTGTTCAATCTGACGATCCCCGAGGTCTTGAGACTCTCGGACACCGAACTGCATGTGCTGCTGATGAACCAATGGCGGAAGTTCCTGAATTACTTTATCAGCTTTTTGCTTCTGTCCGTCCTGTGGTCCATCCATCACCAGCAGTTCCGGTACATCATGAAGACAAACCGGGTCCATCTCTGGATCAACATCTTCATCCTCATGTTCGTCGTTCTCGTGCCCTTTTCAACCTCGCTGATCGGCGATTACAGCGGAACGGTGACGGCCAACGTTTTCTTCTCCGCCAACATGGTCGTCCTGGCCGCACTGTTTCATGTGAACTGGGTTTATGCCATCAAGGATTATCGGCTTGTCCATCATGACCTGGCCATGGGTTCCCTGCGCAAGGGGACAAAGCGGAGCATCCTTTTTCTGACGGTGTCGCTCCTGGCATTGTCCCTGTCTTTTTTTGCCGCCCAGTGGAGTCCCATGTGCTTTGTCCTCATTCCCGTTGTCTTTTCCCTGAAAACGTTCCGGACGAGCGGGGATGTACCGGATCATCCGGGGGGCGACTGA
- a CDS encoding sigma 54-interacting transcriptional regulator produces the protein MRGGGQDFFRQATVRLCSSLDIEKAMSSCLSYLHQHIPAWEMLLTIFDPNTHLIHNIAMVDLEGIKQPFPSKPLSEEAIDRINRDAGAWHEIKILERAELHPAAWTLSSNIDLSKTSIMYMSLVIEGKFLGSVVFLAEGKGVFRKEHAALVSQLREPFNIAVSNALRYREVMRLKDMVDAENRNLTRELRYTTEDEIVGSDGGLKEVMEMVRKVASLNSPVLLLGETGVGKEVVANAIHYASPRKDKPFVTVNCGAIPESLMDSELFGHERGAFTGAIAQKKGRFERADRGSIFLDEVAELPPSAQVRLLRVLQNKQIERVGGAETISVDIRIIAATHRNLEEMVRVGKFREDLWFRLNIFPVMIPPLRHRKDDIPALLHHFIQKKSRELKIHTPPPLSAAVIDRLRSYHWPGNVRELENLVERELIRSRTPEGNHALTFEQFRWPDHPQDTWRPAEGRNTLLTLDEAMSRHIQEALGLTKGKIYGPDGAARRLKVNPNTLRSRMKKLGITKKNREHADDSPWETYRYHNLTV, from the coding sequence ATGAGAGGAGGCGGTCAGGACTTTTTCCGGCAGGCGACCGTACGGCTATGCAGCAGCCTTGACATCGAGAAAGCGATGTCAAGCTGTCTTTCCTACCTTCACCAGCATATTCCCGCCTGGGAAATGCTGCTGACCATCTTCGATCCGAACACGCACCTGATCCACAATATTGCCATGGTGGACCTGGAAGGCATCAAACAGCCCTTCCCCTCGAAACCTCTGTCGGAGGAGGCCATCGACCGGATCAACCGGGACGCCGGCGCCTGGCACGAGATCAAGATCCTGGAACGGGCCGAGCTGCATCCGGCGGCCTGGACACTTTCCAGCAACATCGATCTGTCAAAGACATCGATCATGTACATGAGCCTGGTCATCGAAGGAAAATTCCTGGGATCCGTCGTTTTCCTGGCCGAGGGGAAAGGAGTGTTCCGGAAAGAACACGCCGCTCTCGTCTCCCAGCTGAGGGAGCCTTTCAATATCGCCGTCTCGAACGCGCTGCGCTACCGGGAGGTGATGAGGCTCAAGGACATGGTGGATGCGGAGAACCGGAACCTCACCCGGGAGCTGCGATACACGACGGAGGACGAAATCGTCGGCTCCGACGGCGGTCTCAAAGAAGTGATGGAAATGGTGAGGAAGGTGGCGTCCCTCAACAGCCCCGTCCTTCTCCTGGGAGAGACCGGCGTCGGGAAGGAGGTCGTTGCCAATGCCATTCATTACGCATCTCCTCGGAAGGACAAGCCGTTTGTAACGGTCAACTGCGGAGCCATCCCGGAGAGCCTGATGGACAGCGAGCTTTTCGGGCATGAGCGGGGTGCGTTTACCGGTGCCATTGCCCAGAAGAAAGGCCGCTTCGAAAGGGCCGACAGGGGGAGCATCTTCCTCGACGAGGTGGCCGAGCTTCCGCCCTCCGCTCAGGTAAGGCTGCTCAGGGTCCTGCAGAACAAACAGATCGAACGGGTGGGCGGCGCGGAGACGATCTCCGTCGATATCCGCATCATTGCCGCCACGCACAGAAATCTGGAAGAAATGGTCCGCGTCGGGAAATTCCGGGAAGATCTCTGGTTCCGGCTCAATATCTTTCCCGTCATGATTCCTCCTCTGAGACATCGTAAAGACGACATTCCCGCACTGCTCCATCACTTTATCCAGAAAAAATCCAGGGAGCTGAAAATTCACACCCCGCCGCCCCTGTCCGCCGCCGTGATCGATCGCCTCCGGAGTTATCACTGGCCGGGCAACGTCCGGGAACTCGAGAATCTCGTGGAACGCGAGCTGATCCGAAGCAGGACTCCCGAAGGGAACCATGCACTGACCTTCGAGCAGTTCCGGTGGCCTGATCATCCGCAGGATACATGGAGGCCGGCGGAGGGAAGGAACACGCTCCTGACACTTGATGAAGCGATGTCCAGACACATCCAGGAAGCATTAGGCCTGACGAAAGGGAAAATTTACGGGCCCGACGGCGCGGCGAGACGATTGAAGGTAAATCCCAACACGCTGAGAAGCCGGATGAAGAAACTGGGCATCACGAAAAAGAACAGGGAACATGCCGATGACAGCCCCTGGGAAACATATCGATACCATAACCTGACCGTCTGA
- a CDS encoding MerR family transcriptional regulator, producing MNVKIGDISKQSGVPASTIRYYVREGLLPAPVKINKKMSHYDDVCVERLKVIQYLQERRYFPLYLIKNILRRMDEGLSLQEAEAVENAVFSPAEGKAGNLVERGILMAETGLTDAEVKQAEKIGILIPFAVKGGKPLYNEDDVRFCRDVLKRIVDFGLDLQSLAFYVDLGKSIVTREMELRRQIVSDKTARENIRITVELSKVGDFLRDYVMQRLFRQQVQENIRKSLTKRKSVNSGRRTIKKQQEV from the coding sequence ATGAACGTAAAAATCGGCGACATCTCAAAACAGAGCGGTGTTCCCGCCTCCACCATCCGCTATTACGTCCGGGAAGGACTGCTTCCCGCTCCGGTTAAAATCAACAAGAAGATGTCCCATTATGACGATGTCTGTGTCGAACGCCTGAAGGTCATTCAGTATCTCCAGGAAAGACGATACTTTCCCCTGTATCTCATCAAGAATATCCTGCGCAGGATGGACGAGGGCCTGAGCCTGCAGGAGGCCGAGGCCGTCGAGAACGCCGTTTTCAGTCCCGCGGAAGGCAAGGCCGGGAATCTCGTGGAGCGGGGCATCCTCATGGCCGAGACCGGATTGACCGACGCCGAGGTGAAGCAGGCTGAAAAAATCGGGATTCTGATCCCTTTTGCCGTCAAGGGAGGGAAGCCCCTTTACAATGAAGACGACGTCCGGTTCTGCCGGGATGTCCTGAAAAGAATTGTCGATTTCGGCCTGGATCTTCAGTCGCTGGCCTTTTACGTGGATCTGGGCAAGTCCATCGTGACGCGGGAAATGGAACTTCGCCGGCAGATCGTCTCCGACAAGACCGCCCGGGAAAACATCCGGATCACCGTGGAATTGTCCAAAGTGGGCGACTTCCTCCGCGACTACGTCATGCAGAGACTCTTCAGACAGCAGGTCCAGGAGAATATCCGGAAAAGCCTCACCAAGCGCAAGAGCGTGAATTCAGGACGCCGCACAATAAAAAAACAGCAGGAGGTGTAG
- a CDS encoding nitronate monooxygenase, which yields MFKTAITEMFGVKYPIICGAMMWLCKPKFCAAISNAGGLGNLTAGNYDTDADFREAIRETRKLTDKPFMVNITMLPSVRITADHHKMYIRVCAEEKVDGIEFSGTPADKAAGMEYIEMLKKAGVKIFHKVGSVRHAVHAEKVGYDGIYAAGIEEGGHPLNDDVTTMVLTPRIAESVKIPVVTVGGIADGRGLAAALALGASGVMMASRFVATKECEVHENIKQELVRRQEFETVIYGKSIGLQGRGLNTKILQEVLAIEERGGAFEELIPLLSGQKVKEAWETGKVDYAPLMVGQSIGLINDVPTCAELLDGMAKQAREYAQRALACCG from the coding sequence ATGTTCAAGACAGCGATTACGGAGATGTTCGGGGTGAAGTATCCGATTATCTGCGGGGCAATGATGTGGCTCTGCAAGCCGAAGTTCTGCGCCGCCATTTCCAACGCCGGCGGACTGGGCAACCTGACGGCGGGCAACTACGACACGGATGCGGACTTCCGGGAGGCCATCCGGGAGACGCGGAAGCTGACGGACAAGCCGTTCATGGTGAACATCACGATGCTGCCGTCCGTCCGGATCACCGCCGACCACCACAAGATGTACATCCGCGTCTGCGCGGAGGAGAAGGTGGACGGTATCGAATTCTCCGGCACGCCCGCCGACAAGGCAGCGGGTATGGAATACATCGAGATGCTGAAGAAGGCCGGCGTGAAGATCTTTCACAAGGTCGGCTCCGTCCGCCACGCGGTCCACGCGGAGAAGGTCGGCTACGACGGGATCTATGCGGCCGGCATCGAGGAGGGCGGACATCCCCTCAACGACGACGTGACGACGATGGTGCTGACGCCCCGGATTGCGGAGAGCGTGAAGATTCCCGTCGTGACGGTGGGAGGGATTGCGGACGGGCGCGGCCTGGCCGCGGCGCTGGCCCTCGGGGCCTCCGGCGTGATGATGGCAAGCCGCTTCGTGGCGACGAAGGAATGCGAGGTTCACGAGAACATCAAGCAGGAGCTGGTGCGGCGCCAGGAGTTCGAGACGGTCATCTACGGGAAGTCCATCGGCCTGCAGGGACGGGGCTTGAACACCAAGATCCTCCAGGAAGTGCTCGCCATCGAGGAGCGGGGGGGCGCCTTCGAGGAGTTGATCCCGCTTCTGTCGGGTCAGAAGGTGAAGGAGGCCTGGGAAACGGGCAAGGTCGATTATGCGCCCCTCATGGTGGGCCAGTCCATCGGCCTGATCAACGATGTGCCGACTTGTGCCGAGCTTCTGGACGGGATGGCGAAACAGGCCCGGGAGTATGCCCAGAGGGCTCTTGCGTGCTGCGGGTGA
- a CDS encoding long-chain fatty acid--CoA ligase, giving the protein MVQQEQIDNLVVLWEKAASRHADRPYIGTRNPSGTYDWVTFREVDARIRNLRGGLSKIGVKRGDAVGIIANNRLEWVIAAFATYSLGARYVTMYESELIQTCRYIVNDSSVKVLFVSKREIFEKVKDFPSGIPSLEKIVLIEGQGKDSMAELEKTGASNPVDAVHPDRDEIAGLIYTSGTTGDPKGVLISHWNFCSNVMACLDRYPHLSGSDRCINILPWAHSYAQTVELYVFTINGGSIGIMGSTATIVQDMAQIRPTFVVAVPRVFNKIYENLHAAMNEKGGLAKALFFAGLKSAKARRNGGSGVMDGIVYALADRIVFQKIRDRFGGRLREALTGAAAISPEISYFFDDIGINLYESYGMTELSPGITANAPTANKKGSVGRPLMGVKVVIDKSVVEEGARDGEIVVYGPNVMRGYHNKPELTQAAMTPDGGIRTGDRGRLDEDGFLYITGRIKEQFKLENAKFVFPAAMEEDITLNPLIQNALIYGDNRPYTVCLVVPDPIALKKYAEAHNLSGDPGTLSRNRAVQEMIGKEISRSLAGKYGGYEIPKKFVFIHEPFSVDNGMITQTMKMKRKVILDKHMPEIEALYGEA; this is encoded by the coding sequence ATGGTTCAACAGGAACAGATCGACAACCTCGTCGTGCTTTGGGAAAAAGCCGCCTCGCGGCATGCAGACCGTCCCTATATCGGGACGCGGAATCCTTCCGGCACGTATGACTGGGTAACATTCAGGGAAGTGGACGCACGGATCCGCAATCTCCGCGGCGGTCTCAGCAAGATCGGAGTCAAACGGGGAGACGCCGTGGGAATCATCGCCAACAACCGCCTGGAATGGGTCATTGCGGCCTTCGCCACCTACAGCCTGGGCGCCCGCTACGTGACCATGTACGAGTCGGAGTTGATCCAGACGTGCCGGTATATCGTCAACGACTCATCCGTAAAGGTCCTGTTCGTCTCCAAGCGGGAGATTTTCGAAAAGGTGAAGGACTTCCCGAGCGGGATCCCAAGCCTCGAAAAGATTGTCCTCATCGAAGGACAGGGGAAAGACTCCATGGCGGAACTGGAGAAGACCGGCGCCTCGAACCCGGTGGACGCCGTGCATCCCGACCGGGACGAAATCGCCGGCCTCATCTACACGTCGGGAACGACCGGGGACCCCAAGGGCGTGCTCATCTCCCACTGGAATTTCTGCAGCAACGTCATGGCCTGCCTGGACCGCTACCCCCACCTGTCCGGCAGCGACCGGTGCATCAACATCCTTCCCTGGGCCCACTCCTATGCCCAGACCGTCGAGCTCTACGTGTTCACCATCAACGGGGGATCCATCGGCATCATGGGAAGCACGGCGACGATTGTGCAGGACATGGCCCAGATCCGGCCGACGTTCGTCGTGGCGGTGCCACGGGTGTTCAACAAGATTTACGAAAATCTGCATGCGGCCATGAACGAAAAGGGAGGCCTGGCGAAGGCCCTTTTCTTCGCGGGACTGAAAAGCGCCAAGGCCCGCCGCAACGGCGGGTCCGGGGTCATGGACGGGATCGTCTATGCCCTCGCCGACCGGATCGTCTTCCAGAAGATCCGGGACCGCTTCGGCGGCCGCCTGAGGGAGGCCCTCACGGGGGCCGCGGCCATCAGTCCGGAGATTTCCTATTTCTTTGACGATATCGGCATCAATCTCTATGAGTCATACGGCATGACGGAGCTGTCGCCGGGTATCACGGCCAATGCCCCGACGGCCAACAAGAAGGGAAGCGTGGGACGCCCCCTCATGGGAGTCAAGGTGGTCATCGACAAATCCGTTGTCGAGGAAGGCGCCCGGGACGGCGAGATTGTCGTTTACGGGCCGAACGTCATGCGGGGATATCACAACAAGCCCGAGCTGACACAGGCGGCGATGACGCCCGACGGCGGCATCCGGACAGGCGACCGGGGCCGCCTCGATGAGGACGGCTTCCTCTACATCACGGGCCGGATCAAGGAGCAATTCAAGCTGGAGAACGCAAAGTTCGTCTTTCCCGCCGCCATGGAGGAAGACATCACCCTGAATCCCCTGATTCAGAACGCCCTGATCTACGGAGACAACCGGCCGTACACCGTGTGCCTGGTGGTGCCCGATCCGATCGCCCTGAAGAAGTACGCCGAGGCGCACAATCTGTCCGGTGACCCCGGAACACTTTCCAGGAACAGGGCGGTGCAGGAGATGATCGGGAAGGAAATCAGCCGCTCCCTGGCGGGGAAATACGGCGGCTATGAAATCCCGAAGAAATTCGTCTTTATCCATGAACCCTTCTCGGTGGACAACGGCATGATCACCCAGACAATGAAGATGAAGCGGAAGGTGATTCTGGACAAACACATGCCCGAGATCGAGGCGCTCTACGGAGAGGCGTGA
- a CDS encoding acyl-CoA thioesterase yields MADILKGYPVSLEVPIAWGEMDAMGHVNNIVYFRYFESARIAYFEKMGLIDYMKETGIGPILATTSCRFRIPLTYPDSVLIGAKVVSVEDDRFVMNYIVVSKKHRKPAAEGEGVIVAFDYRGGKKVPVPEVLKQKVLEIERSGTATPARRLNS; encoded by the coding sequence ATGGCCGATATTCTCAAGGGTTATCCGGTCAGCCTGGAGGTGCCCATTGCCTGGGGCGAGATGGATGCCATGGGGCACGTCAACAACATCGTCTATTTCCGCTATTTCGAGAGCGCGCGGATTGCCTACTTCGAGAAGATGGGTTTGATCGACTACATGAAAGAGACGGGCATCGGACCGATTCTCGCCACGACGTCCTGCCGTTTCCGGATCCCCCTGACCTACCCGGACAGCGTCCTGATCGGGGCAAAGGTCGTTTCCGTCGAAGACGACCGGTTCGTCATGAACTACATCGTTGTGAGCAAAAAGCACCGGAAGCCGGCCGCAGAGGGGGAGGGCGTGATCGTGGCCTTCGACTACCGGGGAGGGAAGAAGGTGCCCGTTCCGGAGGTGCTGAAGCAGAAGGTTCTGGAAATCGAGCGGTCGGGAACGGCTACTCCGGCGCGCCGGCTCAACAGTTGA
- the lexA gene encoding repressor LexA, with amino-acid sequence MSLRKCWHLAGNGISVFALREVLRVLPAFFLDNRTLVLYGRPMAAKRTIQSVEQTIGSFYRQHRRMPTYTEMIEILEVRSKSVVHFWVNKLIQSGFLEKDGKGFLKPTRITFGIPMAGSVQAGFPTPEEEGLCDILSLDEFLVARPESSFLLQVSGDSMTGAGIMEGDMVVVEKGREPRNGDIVVAEVDGDWTLKHFRRQGKEIFLEAANPKYPPIAPRNELRLGGVVTAVVRKYSS; translated from the coding sequence ATGAGCCTTCGGAAATGCTGGCACCTGGCGGGCAACGGCATCTCCGTTTTCGCCCTCCGGGAGGTCCTGCGGGTCCTCCCCGCTTTTTTTCTTGACAATAGAACGCTCGTTCTATATGGTCGCCCCATGGCCGCCAAACGAACGATACAGAGCGTCGAACAGACCATCGGCTCCTTTTACCGCCAGCACCGGCGGATGCCCACCTATACCGAGATGATCGAGATCCTGGAGGTCCGCTCCAAGAGCGTCGTCCACTTCTGGGTGAACAAGCTCATCCAGAGCGGCTTTCTGGAAAAGGACGGGAAAGGTTTCCTGAAACCCACCCGGATAACCTTCGGCATCCCCATGGCCGGTTCCGTCCAGGCGGGCTTCCCCACCCCGGAAGAGGAAGGGCTCTGCGACATCCTGTCTCTCGACGAATTTCTGGTGGCGCGCCCGGAATCCTCGTTCCTGCTCCAGGTGAGCGGAGATTCGATGACCGGCGCCGGGATCATGGAGGGAGACATGGTCGTCGTCGAGAAAGGCCGGGAGCCCCGGAACGGGGACATCGTCGTCGCGGAAGTGGACGGGGACTGGACGCTCAAGCACTTCCGCCGGCAGGGAAAAGAGATCTTCCTGGAGGCCGCCAATCCGAAATACCCGCCGATTGCACCGCGGAACGAGCTCAGGCTGGGAGGTGTCGTGACGGCGGTGGTCAGGAAATACAGTTCATAG
- a CDS encoding rubrerythrin family protein produces the protein MSKSLKGTRTEKNLLAAFAGESQARNRYTYFASAARKEGFEQIANIFLETAENEKEHAKVFFKHLEGGDVEITAMYPAGAIGNTKANLEASAAGENMEWTTLYQDFAKTAKEEGFPEVSRSFEQIAKVERFHEARYRKLINNVANGEVFKKKQSVKWHCINCGYVHEGEEPPKSCPACLHPQSYYEVLAENF, from the coding sequence ATGTCCAAATCGCTGAAGGGAACCAGAACGGAGAAGAACCTGCTGGCCGCATTCGCCGGCGAGTCCCAGGCCAGGAACCGCTATACCTACTTCGCCAGCGCGGCCAGGAAGGAGGGCTTCGAGCAGATCGCCAACATCTTCCTGGAGACGGCGGAGAACGAGAAGGAGCACGCCAAGGTGTTCTTCAAGCACCTCGAAGGCGGCGACGTGGAGATCACGGCCATGTACCCCGCCGGTGCAATCGGCAATACGAAAGCCAACCTGGAGGCCTCCGCCGCCGGTGAAAACATGGAGTGGACCACCCTCTACCAGGACTTCGCCAAAACCGCCAAAGAGGAGGGATTCCCGGAAGTATCCCGTTCCTTCGAGCAGATCGCCAAGGTGGAGCGCTTCCATGAAGCCCGCTACCGGAAACTCATCAACAACGTGGCCAATGGGGAAGTCTTCAAGAAAAAGCAGTCCGTGAAGTGGCACTGCATCAACTGCGGCTATGTCCATGAAGGCGAGGAACCGCCGAAGAGCTGCCCCGCCTGCCTGCATCCCCAGTCTTATTACGAGGTCCTGGCGGAGAACTTCTAG
- a CDS encoding UbiA family prenyltransferase: MRNLWKSFFNERLHIVLSSLALLWCWDRILSIGVRPVDYFIVPLAVACICQWNRLTDLREDAVNCPEELEEALKREPRIRFFSYAGGVTAIVLALATDPTWPVAAIVVAGAAVGFFYSTSPWPGRATLRIKNLFILKNLSSGVGWTLGLLVYPALRAGHSLDGPFWLASVYMFLAVMAHEIVWDMRDAAGDRAAEVPTLPVVAGVGATKAIVLAAMIALASLVAVSVASRVVPSWWLLLIPHAGLLAVVTAQFDGWFHSSRLVTYLLVVMTTVFSFGMGLLASRLS; encoded by the coding sequence ATGCGGAATCTCTGGAAAAGCTTTTTCAACGAGCGCCTCCACATCGTCCTGAGCTCGCTGGCCCTGCTGTGGTGCTGGGACCGCATCCTTTCCATCGGCGTCCGGCCCGTGGACTATTTCATCGTGCCGCTCGCGGTGGCCTGCATCTGCCAGTGGAACCGCCTGACGGACCTCCGGGAAGACGCCGTCAACTGCCCGGAGGAACTGGAGGAGGCCCTGAAGCGGGAACCCCGCATCCGCTTCTTTTCCTATGCCGGCGGAGTGACGGCCATTGTGCTTGCCCTGGCCACCGATCCCACGTGGCCCGTGGCGGCCATCGTGGTAGCCGGGGCCGCCGTCGGATTCTTCTACAGCACCTCTCCCTGGCCGGGCCGCGCCACCCTGCGCATCAAGAATCTGTTCATCCTGAAAAACCTGAGCTCCGGCGTTGGCTGGACCCTGGGGCTCCTGGTGTACCCCGCCCTGCGGGCGGGCCATTCCCTGGACGGGCCTTTCTGGCTTGCCTCTGTCTACATGTTCCTGGCCGTTATGGCCCACGAGATCGTCTGGGACATGCGCGACGCGGCGGGAGACCGGGCGGCCGAGGTGCCGACTCTGCCCGTCGTGGCCGGCGTGGGGGCGACGAAGGCCATCGTCCTGGCGGCCATGATCGCTTTGGCGTCTCTCGTCGCGGTTTCCGTCGCGAGTCGTGTTGTTCCATCCTGGTGGCTTCTGCTGATTCCTCACGCCGGCCTCTTGGCCGTCGTCACCGCCCAGTTCGACGGCTGGTTCCATTCGAGCCGTCTGGTCACATACCTTCTGGTCGTCATGACGACTGTCTTCAGCTTCGGGATGGGGCTTCTTGCGAGCCGCCTGTCCTGA
- a CDS encoding crotonase/enoyl-CoA hydratase family protein (Catalyzes the reversible hydration of unsaturated fatty acyl-CoA to beta-hydroxyacyl-CoA), whose product MSSLVYEKVGAIAKVGLNRPKEKNALDPGILLDLHRTWEDINQDASIRAVILYSCLDEIFCSGMDLRTAIPVLTKAREPENEAERWLVQVGPHVGEAMLKPSIVKKPVIAAINGYCLTGGFEMIMGADLRVASEDAIFQMREASLGIMPTGGSNVYLPRMLTPCRGLEILLTANNFKARTLYEWGFLNRVAPDRDGMMKDAMELAERIAGNGPLAVQGIIRCWRESRDISWAEAFKKELDIGIPVFGSQDAREGILAQREKRKPNFPGKY is encoded by the coding sequence ATGTCGTCGCTTGTGTACGAAAAGGTAGGTGCCATTGCCAAGGTCGGACTGAACCGGCCGAAGGAAAAGAACGCCCTGGACCCCGGAATCCTGCTGGATCTGCACCGGACCTGGGAGGACATCAACCAGGATGCCTCCATCCGGGCGGTCATCCTCTATTCCTGCCTGGACGAGATCTTCTGCTCGGGCATGGACCTCAGGACGGCCATCCCCGTCCTCACCAAGGCCCGGGAACCGGAGAACGAGGCGGAGCGATGGCTCGTCCAGGTCGGGCCCCATGTCGGCGAGGCGATGCTGAAGCCCAGCATCGTCAAGAAGCCTGTCATCGCCGCCATCAACGGCTACTGCCTCACCGGGGGATTCGAGATGATCATGGGGGCGGACCTGCGCGTCGCCTCGGAGGACGCGATCTTCCAGATGCGGGAGGCGAGCCTGGGCATCATGCCGACCGGCGGCTCGAACGTCTACCTGCCCCGGATGCTGACGCCCTGCCGCGGCCTGGAGATCCTGCTGACGGCGAACAACTTCAAGGCCCGGACCCTGTACGAATGGGGTTTCCTGAACCGCGTCGCCCCGGACCGCGACGGCATGATGAAGGACGCCATGGAGCTGGCGGAGCGCATCGCCGGAAACGGCCCTCTGGCCGTCCAGGGGATCATCCGCTGCTGGCGGGAGAGCCGGGACATCTCCTGGGCCGAGGCCTTCAAGAAGGAGCTGGACATCGGTATCCCCGTGTTTGGCAGCCAGGACGCCCGGGAGGGAATCCTGGCCCAGCGGGAGAAACGCAAACCGAATTTCCCCGGCAAGTATTGA